A genome region from Geodermatophilus bullaregiensis includes the following:
- a CDS encoding single-stranded DNA-binding protein — MAGDTVITIIGNLTSEPELRFTPSGAAVADFTIASTPRTLDRQTQEWKDGEALFLRCSCWRQMAENVAGSLTRGSRVVAQGRLKQRSFETKEGEKRTVVELEVDEIGPSLRYATASVTKVARSGGGFGGGSGGGSGDGDSGDGTGGDRSGTGRGGSPDPWAAPVGAPSEEPPF; from the coding sequence ATGGCCGGCGACACTGTCATCACCATCATCGGCAACCTGACCAGCGAGCCCGAGCTGCGCTTCACGCCCTCGGGAGCGGCGGTCGCCGACTTCACCATCGCGTCCACCCCGCGCACCCTCGACCGCCAGACCCAGGAGTGGAAGGACGGCGAGGCGCTGTTCCTGCGCTGCAGCTGCTGGCGCCAGATGGCCGAGAACGTCGCGGGGTCGCTCACCCGCGGGTCGCGGGTCGTGGCGCAGGGACGCCTCAAGCAGCGGTCCTTCGAGACCAAGGAGGGCGAGAAGCGCACCGTGGTCGAGCTGGAGGTCGACGAGATCGGCCCCTCCCTGCGCTATGCGACGGCGTCGGTCACCAAGGTGGCCCGCTCCGGGGGTGGGTTCGGCGGCGGATCCGGCGGCGGCAGCGGCGACGGCGACAGCGGTGACGGCACCGGCGGCGATCGATCCGGGACTGGGCGGGGTGGCTCCCCCGATCCCTGGGCGGCGCCGGTCGGCGCCCCCAGTGAGGAGCCGCCCTTCTGA
- the recD2 gene encoding SF1B family DNA helicase RecD2 yields MGETRAGAVLEATLERITFANAQSGYTVARVDTGRGGDLVTVVGSLLGAQPGETLRLRGRWGAHPQYGRQFHVEDYTTVLPATVQGIRRYLGSGLVKGIGPRLAERIVDHFGTDALRVIEEQPARLVEVPNLGPKRSRLITAAWEEQRAIKEVMVFLQGVGVSTSLAVRIYKQYGGASIGVVRAEPYRLAAEVWGIGFRTADTIAAAVGIRHDSTQRVEAGLQFVLSEATGQGHCFLPETELVARAVEILQVPADLVGHCLALLVADQGVIREEFPGADGQRTTVAYYLVPFHRAEVSLAAGLRRLAAAEADRMPAFAAVDWDAAQAWLHRRTGVDLAPGQQEAVRLALTEKVAVLTGGPGCGKSFTVRSIVTLAAAKGARIVLAAPTGRAARRLTELTGVEAVTVHRLLELRPGGDAAFDRERPLQADLVVVDESSMLDLLLANKLVRAVPPGAHLLLVGDVDQLPSVGAGEVLRDLLAEGTPVPHVRLSQVFRQASRSGVVTNAHRINAGSHPQVRGLEDFFLFSTDDAEEAARLTVDVVARRIPARFGLDPRRDVQVLAPVHRGPAGAAALNELLQEALTPAAPGREEKRFGGRVFRVGDKVTQIRNDYDKGAHGVFNGTQGVVTAIDGVEQTLTVRTDEDEEVDYDFGELDELVHAYAVTVHRSQGSEYPCVVIPLTTSAWVMLQRNLLYTAVTRAKQLVVLVGSPRALGQAVQATGSGRRHTALARRLRCGPLRAAPVPTGPEDAAAGAVRRQRTAVPPTAATAPR; encoded by the coding sequence GTGGGGGAGACGCGGGCCGGGGCGGTCCTGGAGGCGACGCTGGAGCGGATCACGTTCGCCAACGCCCAGAGCGGCTACACCGTGGCCCGGGTGGACACCGGGCGGGGCGGTGACCTGGTCACCGTGGTGGGCTCGCTGCTCGGCGCGCAACCGGGGGAGACGCTGCGGCTGCGGGGGCGGTGGGGAGCTCACCCCCAGTACGGCCGGCAGTTCCACGTCGAGGACTACACCACCGTGCTGCCGGCCACGGTGCAGGGCATCCGCCGCTACCTGGGCTCGGGGCTGGTCAAGGGCATCGGCCCGCGGCTGGCCGAACGGATCGTCGACCACTTCGGCACCGACGCGCTGCGGGTGATCGAGGAGCAACCGGCGCGGCTGGTCGAGGTGCCGAACCTGGGGCCGAAGCGGAGCCGGCTGATCACCGCGGCCTGGGAGGAGCAGCGGGCCATCAAGGAGGTGATGGTCTTCCTGCAGGGGGTGGGCGTCTCGACCTCGCTGGCCGTGCGCATCTACAAGCAGTACGGCGGCGCCTCGATCGGCGTGGTCCGCGCCGAGCCCTACCGCCTGGCCGCCGAGGTGTGGGGCATCGGCTTCCGGACCGCCGACACCATCGCCGCGGCGGTCGGGATCCGGCACGACAGCACCCAGCGGGTGGAGGCGGGGCTGCAGTTCGTGCTCTCCGAGGCGACCGGGCAGGGGCACTGCTTCCTGCCGGAGACCGAGCTGGTCGCCCGGGCGGTGGAGATCCTGCAGGTCCCGGCGGACCTGGTGGGTCACTGCCTGGCCCTGCTGGTCGCCGACCAGGGGGTGATCCGCGAGGAGTTCCCCGGCGCGGACGGGCAGCGCACCACGGTGGCGTACTACCTCGTCCCCTTCCACCGGGCGGAGGTCTCCCTGGCCGCGGGGCTCCGGCGGCTGGCGGCCGCCGAGGCCGACCGGATGCCGGCCTTCGCCGCCGTGGACTGGGACGCCGCGCAGGCCTGGCTGCACCGGCGCACCGGCGTGGACCTGGCGCCCGGCCAGCAGGAGGCCGTGCGGCTGGCGCTCACCGAGAAGGTCGCCGTCCTCACCGGTGGCCCCGGCTGCGGCAAGAGCTTCACGGTGCGCTCGATCGTCACCCTCGCGGCGGCCAAGGGCGCGCGGATCGTGCTCGCGGCGCCGACCGGCCGGGCGGCGAGACGGCTCACCGAGCTGACCGGGGTCGAGGCGGTGACCGTGCACCGGCTGCTGGAGCTGCGCCCCGGCGGGGACGCCGCCTTCGACCGGGAGCGGCCGCTGCAGGCCGACCTGGTCGTCGTCGACGAGTCCTCGATGCTGGACCTGCTGCTGGCCAACAAGCTGGTGCGGGCGGTCCCGCCGGGCGCGCACCTGCTGCTGGTCGGCGACGTCGACCAGCTGCCCTCCGTCGGCGCCGGCGAGGTGCTGCGCGACCTGCTCGCCGAGGGCACCCCCGTCCCGCACGTGCGCCTGAGTCAGGTGTTCCGGCAGGCCAGCCGGTCGGGGGTGGTCACCAACGCGCACCGCATCAACGCCGGCAGCCACCCCCAGGTCCGCGGTCTCGAGGACTTCTTCCTGTTCAGCACCGACGACGCCGAGGAGGCCGCCCGGCTCACCGTGGACGTGGTGGCGCGCCGGATCCCGGCCCGGTTCGGCCTCGACCCCCGCCGGGACGTGCAGGTGCTCGCCCCGGTGCACCGCGGGCCCGCCGGTGCCGCCGCGCTCAACGAGCTGCTGCAGGAGGCGCTCACCCCCGCGGCGCCCGGCCGGGAGGAGAAGCGCTTCGGCGGGCGGGTGTTCCGCGTCGGGGACAAGGTCACCCAGATCCGCAACGACTACGACAAGGGCGCCCACGGCGTCTTCAACGGCACCCAGGGCGTCGTCACGGCCATCGACGGCGTCGAGCAGACCCTCACCGTCCGCACCGACGAGGACGAGGAGGTCGACTACGACTTCGGCGAGCTGGACGAGCTGGTGCACGCCTACGCCGTCACCGTCCACCGCTCCCAGGGCAGCGAGTACCCCTGCGTCGTCATCCCGCTGACCACCAGCGCCTGGGTGATGCTGCAGCGCAACCTGCTCTACACCGCGGTCACCCGGGCCAAGCAGCTCGTCGTCCTCGTCGGCTCGCCCCGGGCGCTCGGCCAGGCCGTGCAGGCCACCGGCTCCGGCCGCCGCCACACCGCCCTGGCCCGCCGCCTGCGGTGCGGACCGCTGCGCGCCGCTCCCGTCCCGACCGGCCCGGAGGACGCCGCAGCCGGGGCTGTACGCCGACAGCGAACGGCCGTCCCGCCGACCGCGGCGACGGCACCGCGCTGA
- a CDS encoding PD-(D/E)XK nuclease family protein, translated as MERGRSPAPLHRPRPEGDAVTAVLPARPSAAERRAAPSLAAAVRDLDSRRARSRQRMIGASELGECRRRAAYRIARRRPTNTRTGLQAFIGTELHRGVLRALRRQYGGLTEVGLRGEQVKGRCDWWHAPVVEDLKTTSRFGFERVLTRGVPVRHWFQVAVYAWLLRTGQTADRRLPADTGQDVEGLRIRYLSRDSGEDVVFEADSDPSLTAEAILWLTDVYATVEDEGVEAVPRDGFGPGVDTMCDWCPFLDLCWGPPVDPETEGEVSRQSRLTVTDEDYVVAVHDYDAWRAAENEAKRHKEYARERLRGRSGPADDLHCEWSGGGLRTQVDREAAVERLVELGEVVPTRSTRSPQTIRVTRNGTRQD; from the coding sequence GTGGAGCGGGGCCGGTCCCCGGCCCCGCTCCACCGCCCCCGACCCGAGGGAGACGCGGTGACCGCCGTCCTGCCCGCCCGCCCCAGCGCCGCGGAGCGCCGGGCCGCCCCGAGCCTGGCCGCCGCGGTCCGCGACCTCGACAGCCGCCGGGCCCGTTCCCGCCAGCGGATGATCGGCGCCTCGGAGCTCGGGGAGTGCCGCCGCCGGGCCGCCTACCGGATCGCCCGCCGCCGTCCGACCAACACCCGCACCGGGCTGCAGGCCTTCATCGGCACCGAGCTGCACCGCGGGGTGCTGCGCGCGCTGCGCCGCCAGTACGGCGGGCTGACCGAGGTCGGCCTCAGGGGCGAGCAGGTCAAGGGGCGCTGCGACTGGTGGCACGCCCCGGTCGTGGAGGACCTCAAGACGACGTCCCGGTTCGGCTTCGAGCGGGTCCTCACCCGCGGGGTCCCGGTGCGGCACTGGTTCCAGGTCGCCGTCTACGCCTGGCTGCTGCGGACCGGGCAGACCGCCGACCGCCGGCTGCCGGCCGACACCGGGCAGGACGTCGAGGGGCTGCGCATCCGCTACCTGTCGCGCGACTCCGGTGAGGACGTCGTCTTCGAGGCCGACTCCGACCCGTCGTTGACCGCCGAGGCGATCCTGTGGCTCACCGACGTCTACGCCACCGTCGAGGACGAGGGGGTCGAGGCCGTCCCCCGGGACGGGTTCGGTCCCGGGGTGGACACCATGTGCGACTGGTGTCCGTTCCTCGACCTGTGCTGGGGCCCGCCGGTGGACCCGGAGACCGAGGGCGAGGTCTCCCGGCAGTCCCGCCTGACGGTCACCGACGAGGACTACGTCGTCGCCGTGCACGACTACGACGCCTGGCGGGCGGCCGAGAACGAGGCCAAGCGCCACAAGGAGTACGCGCGGGAGCGGCTCAGGGGCCGGTCCGGGCCGGCCGACGACCTGCACTGCGAGTGGTCCGGTGGCGGCCTGCGCACGCAGGTGGACAGGGAGGCCGCGGTCGAGCGGCTGGTCGAGCTGGGCGAGGTCGTACCCACCCGGAGCACCCGCAGCCCGCAGACGATCCGCGTCACGCGCAACGGCACCCGGCAGGACTGA
- a CDS encoding MsnO8 family LLM class oxidoreductase, whose protein sequence is MIDAEARLSLLDRSRTRVGEPDAAALGGTVERAVRAERLGFDRFWVAEHHGVPGVAGAAPAVLLAAVAGRTATIRIGSAGVMLPHHQPLVVAEQFATLSAFAPGRVDLGLGRSPGFTPPVRRALRETDRDFAGDLDELRRYLTGTAEVTVHPQPAGAVPLYVLATGRGLQVAARPRAAGGRRRPAARCGR, encoded by the coding sequence GTGATCGACGCGGAAGCCCGGCTCTCGCTGCTGGACCGGTCCCGCACGCGGGTCGGCGAACCCGACGCCGCCGCGCTCGGCGGCACCGTCGAGCGCGCGGTCCGCGCCGAACGGCTCGGGTTCGACCGGTTCTGGGTCGCCGAGCACCACGGGGTGCCGGGGGTCGCCGGCGCGGCCCCGGCGGTGCTGCTGGCCGCCGTCGCCGGCCGGACGGCGACCATCCGGATCGGCTCGGCCGGCGTGATGCTGCCGCACCACCAGCCGCTCGTGGTGGCCGAGCAGTTCGCCACGCTGTCGGCCTTCGCACCCGGCCGCGTCGACCTGGGCCTGGGCCGCTCCCCCGGCTTCACCCCGCCGGTGCGCCGGGCGCTGCGGGAGACCGACCGGGACTTCGCCGGCGACCTCGACGAGCTGCGCCGGTACCTGACCGGGACGGCGGAGGTCACCGTGCACCCGCAGCCGGCCGGCGCGGTGCCGCTGTACGTGCTGGCCACGGGCCGCGGCCTGCAGGTCGCAGCCCGACCTCGGGCTGCCGGTGGTCGTCGGCGGCCCGCTGCTCGGTGTGGGCGGTGA
- a CDS encoding phosphoketolase family protein gives MTATTEQSSTAAQPLDEDRLQAIDAWWRAANYLSVGQIYLMGNPLLREPLRPEHVKPRLLGHWGTTPGLNFLYAHLNRVIAARDLDAMYVMGPGHGGPGPVAAAWLEGTYSEVYPEVSQDEAGMRRLVTQFSFPGGIPSHVAPETPGSIHEGGELGYALSHAYGAAFDNPDLVVAAVVGDGEAETGPLATSWHSTKFVDPARDGAVLPILHLNGYKIANPTVLARIGRDELDALVRGYGHVPYVVEGSDPAQMHQAFAATLDRCLDEIAAIQRRARHEGVTERPRWPMIVLRSPKGWTGPAEVDGLPVEGSWRSHQVPFSNARDDDGHRAVLEEWLRSYRPEELFDADGAPVPAVRDLHPAGGRRMSATPHANGGSLLRPLRLPDFRDYAVEVPEPGTGAVEATRVLGTFLRDVVRRNPANFRVFAPDENNSNRLGAILEATDRTWVAERLPDDESLAPDGRVMEILSEHTCQGWLEGYLLTGRHGFFSCYEAFVHIVDSMVNQHAKWLKTTNGIPWRQPIASLNYLLTSHVWRQDHNGFSHQDPGFIDHVVNKKADVIRVYLPPDANTLLSVADHCLRSRQYVNVIVAGKQPALQYLDARSAVVHATKGIGIWEWASSDAGAEPDVVMACAGDVPTMETLAAVEILRGWFPDLRVRVVNVVDLMRLQDEAEHPHGLSDVAFDSLFTRDKPVVFAYHGYPWLIHRLTYRRANHANLHVRGYVEEGTTTTPFDICVMNRTDRFNLAIAAIDLIPRLQVTAAHARETLVGRLIEHRQYVHTHGIDLPEIRDWQWSGAAGPVTRPPGPLVEPESA, from the coding sequence ATGACCGCCACCACCGAGCAGTCGTCGACCGCAGCCCAGCCACTCGACGAGGATCGACTGCAGGCCATCGACGCCTGGTGGCGGGCGGCCAACTACCTGTCGGTGGGACAGATCTACCTGATGGGCAACCCGCTGCTGCGGGAGCCGCTGCGGCCCGAGCACGTCAAGCCGCGGCTGCTGGGGCACTGGGGCACCACGCCGGGACTGAACTTCCTCTACGCCCACCTCAACCGGGTCATCGCCGCCCGGGACCTCGACGCGATGTACGTGATGGGCCCGGGGCACGGCGGCCCCGGGCCGGTCGCGGCGGCCTGGCTGGAGGGCACCTACAGCGAGGTCTACCCGGAGGTCTCGCAGGACGAGGCGGGGATGCGGCGGCTGGTCACCCAGTTCTCCTTCCCCGGCGGGATCCCCAGCCACGTCGCCCCGGAGACGCCCGGGTCGATCCACGAGGGCGGCGAGCTGGGCTACGCGCTGTCCCACGCGTACGGCGCCGCCTTCGACAACCCCGACCTGGTGGTCGCCGCGGTCGTCGGGGACGGCGAGGCGGAGACCGGGCCGCTGGCCACCAGCTGGCACTCCACCAAGTTCGTCGACCCCGCCCGCGACGGCGCCGTCCTCCCGATCCTGCACCTCAACGGCTACAAGATCGCCAACCCCACGGTGCTGGCCCGCATCGGCCGCGACGAGCTCGACGCCCTCGTGCGCGGCTACGGGCACGTCCCGTACGTGGTCGAGGGCTCCGACCCGGCGCAGATGCACCAGGCCTTCGCCGCCACGCTGGACCGCTGTCTGGACGAGATCGCCGCCATCCAGCGCCGCGCCCGGCACGAGGGGGTCACCGAGCGGCCGCGCTGGCCGATGATCGTGCTGCGCTCACCGAAGGGCTGGACCGGCCCGGCCGAGGTCGACGGCCTGCCGGTGGAGGGGTCGTGGCGCTCCCACCAGGTGCCGTTCAGCAACGCCCGCGACGACGACGGGCACCGTGCCGTGCTCGAGGAGTGGCTGCGCAGCTACCGGCCCGAGGAGCTCTTCGACGCCGACGGGGCCCCGGTGCCCGCCGTCCGCGACCTGCACCCGGCCGGCGGGCGGCGGATGAGCGCCACCCCGCACGCCAACGGCGGCTCCCTGCTGCGGCCGCTGCGCCTGCCGGACTTCCGCGACTACGCCGTGGAGGTCCCCGAGCCGGGGACCGGCGCGGTCGAGGCCACCCGGGTGCTGGGCACCTTCCTGCGCGACGTGGTGCGCCGGAACCCGGCGAACTTCCGCGTCTTCGCGCCCGACGAGAACAACTCCAACCGGCTCGGCGCGATCCTGGAGGCCACCGACCGCACGTGGGTGGCCGAGCGGCTGCCCGACGACGAGTCCCTGGCGCCCGACGGCCGGGTGATGGAGATCCTCTCCGAGCACACCTGCCAGGGCTGGCTGGAGGGCTACCTGCTCACCGGCCGGCACGGCTTCTTCTCCTGCTACGAGGCGTTCGTCCACATCGTCGACTCGATGGTCAACCAGCACGCCAAGTGGCTGAAGACGACCAACGGCATCCCGTGGCGGCAGCCGATCGCCTCGCTGAACTACCTGCTCACCTCGCACGTGTGGCGGCAGGACCACAACGGCTTCTCCCACCAGGACCCGGGCTTCATCGACCACGTGGTGAACAAGAAGGCCGACGTCATCCGCGTCTACCTGCCACCGGACGCCAACACGCTGCTGTCGGTGGCCGACCACTGCCTGCGCAGCCGGCAGTACGTCAACGTCATCGTCGCCGGGAAGCAGCCGGCGCTGCAGTACCTGGACGCGCGGTCGGCGGTGGTGCACGCGACCAAGGGCATCGGCATCTGGGAGTGGGCGAGCAGCGACGCCGGCGCGGAGCCCGACGTCGTCATGGCCTGCGCCGGCGACGTCCCGACGATGGAGACCCTCGCGGCCGTGGAGATCCTGCGCGGCTGGTTCCCCGACCTGCGGGTCCGGGTGGTCAACGTCGTGGACCTGATGCGCCTGCAGGACGAGGCCGAGCACCCGCACGGCCTGTCCGACGTGGCGTTCGACTCGCTGTTCACCCGGGACAAGCCGGTGGTCTTCGCCTACCACGGCTATCCGTGGCTCATCCACCGGCTGACCTACCGGCGGGCCAACCACGCCAACCTGCACGTGCGCGGCTACGTCGAGGAGGGGACGACGACCACGCCGTTCGACATCTGCGTGATGAACCGCACCGACCGGTTCAACCTGGCGATCGCCGCCATCGACCTGATCCCGCGGCTGCAGGTCACCGCGGCCCACGCGCGCGAGACGCTGGTCGGCAGGCTCATCGAGCACCGCCAGTACGTGCACACCCACGGGATCGACCTGCCGGAGATCCGCGACTGGCAGTGGTCGGGGGCCGCGGGGCCGGTCACCCGGCCGCCGGGCCCGCTGGTGGAGCCCGAGTCGGCGTGA